A genomic region of Dactylococcopsis salina PCC 8305 contains the following coding sequences:
- a CDS encoding nucleoside deaminase — MDEFMLRAIAQARQGLKEGGIPIGSVLVREGMILGQGYNKRVQDNDPVTHAEIDCLRNAGRIGSYRDTVLYSTLMPCYLCAGAVVQFGIKKVIAGEAETFSGAQAFLEANGVEVVNLDLKECKKLMRDFINKNPQLWDEDIGET; from the coding sequence ATGGATGAATTTATGCTCAGGGCGATCGCGCAAGCGAGACAAGGATTAAAAGAGGGAGGGATTCCCATTGGCTCAGTTTTGGTGCGAGAGGGAATGATTCTCGGTCAAGGGTATAATAAACGAGTCCAAGACAATGACCCTGTTACTCACGCGGAAATTGACTGTTTGCGTAACGCGGGACGTATCGGGAGCTATCGAGACACTGTTTTATATTCTACCCTGATGCCCTGTTATCTCTGTGCTGGTGCGGTGGTACAATTTGGGATTAAAAAGGTGATTGCAGGAGAAGCTGAGACGTTTTCGGGCGCACAAGCCTTTTTAGAAGCCAATGGGGTAGAAGTGGTTAATCTTGATCTCAAGGAATGCAAAAAATTAATGAGAGACTTTATTAATAAAAATCCTCAGCTTTGGGACGAAGACATTGGCGAAACTTAA
- a CDS encoding PCP reductase family protein: MNQFSSSLKWTAQAQSKLKNIPFFVRSQARQRIEEMARSNKSEVVTAEMVEQARQQFGN, translated from the coding sequence ATGAATCAATTTTCTTCCTCTCTGAAATGGACTGCTCAAGCACAAAGCAAATTAAAAAATATCCCCTTTTTTGTGCGTTCTCAAGCTCGTCAGCGCATTGAAGAAATGGCTCGCTCTAATAAATCAGAAGTGGTAACTGCTGAAATGGTAGAACAAGCCCGCCAACAATTTGGCAACTAA
- a CDS encoding M48 family metallopeptidase, translating to MLSTFFSYLWKQWRYGVISLLVVLSLILATPQPAQSFSFLDLLFQGVQVFQLSNLSDSEEVQLGKQINEQLVNGQVRLSQNQQLNRYVDRIGQRIVPQTDRPNLPYTFQVVEDDSINAFATMGGFVYIHTGLMAAAENEAELASVVAHEIGHITARHAVQQMRQRAIAQGLLSATGLDESNAVQIGVELAVSRPNSREDEFEADQKGLDSLTKSGYAPIGMISFMEKLQQQGGSPPTFLSTHPAVSDRIEALKAQATNPTQGDGLNPQLYQQRTQSLK from the coding sequence ATGTTATCAACCTTTTTTAGTTATTTGTGGAAACAATGGCGATATGGCGTGATTTCCCTCCTCGTCGTTTTAAGTTTAATTCTAGCAACCCCGCAACCAGCGCAAAGTTTTTCTTTTTTAGATTTACTTTTCCAAGGAGTCCAAGTCTTTCAACTCTCTAATTTATCTGACTCAGAAGAAGTGCAATTAGGAAAACAAATTAACGAACAACTGGTTAATGGTCAAGTCAGATTATCTCAAAATCAACAATTAAATCGTTATGTCGATCGCATCGGTCAACGGATTGTTCCCCAAACCGATCGACCGAACCTTCCCTATACCTTCCAAGTGGTAGAAGATGACAGCATCAACGCTTTTGCCACTATGGGCGGCTTTGTTTATATTCATACAGGATTAATGGCAGCAGCGGAAAATGAAGCAGAATTAGCCAGTGTGGTTGCTCACGAAATTGGACATATTACCGCCCGTCATGCGGTGCAGCAAATGAGACAACGGGCGATCGCCCAAGGACTGCTTTCGGCGACAGGATTAGATGAAAGTAACGCGGTTCAAATTGGGGTTGAGTTGGCAGTGAGTCGCCCCAACAGTCGTGAGGATGAATTTGAAGCGGATCAAAAAGGTCTCGATAGTCTCACTAAATCAGGATACGCCCCGATCGGGATGATTAGTTTTATGGAAAAATTACAACAACAAGGAGGTTCACCGCCGACCTTTTTAAGCACCCATCCCGCAGTTAGCGATCGGATTGAAGCTCTCAAAGCCCAAGCCACTAACCCCACTCAAGGCGATGGCTTGAATCCCCAATTGTATCAACAGCGCACTCAATCGCTGAAATAA
- a CDS encoding sensor histidine kinase — MRGVELRLETSPELKIKVMRLLHSLQNKLRERGNGWNPRSLRFRLTIGMATVSALGLGAVAIWLGWTMQRILISAHKDNILYIAERMPNDVEIYEQMYPQSQAIQEAVENLSRDHVFLWVENQQNDLIARTGGLHTPQPLPISPEEANFPFLGTRVWSNQGRYWILCASPLVVNNQTVGELYIAQDISADQVMFLQVMRNLIVATVLAIGAITVTSGVYVARSLRPLRRICELTESISADHLDSAKIELNRAPTEVKQLAERFDEMLVRLQTAWEHQRQFVGDVSHELRTPLTIVSGYLQSIQRRGTNLSPPQREALAMATAEADRTIQLLQDLLTLARVDNGQMQFQLQTIDLDGFVAQIIDLTEQYNDSHPINYESPAVSVAVCVDENRLKQVILNLIDNAMKYSESGQTINLRVDQQGENAVLAVRDRGIGIPLSQQTRIFERFYRVDEARSSFATGGTGLGLSIVKTLVEGMGGTITVSSQLGEGTTFTVSFPIVSESVDRATQRQVATRKWQ, encoded by the coding sequence GTGAGAGGAGTAGAGTTGAGACTGGAAACGTCTCCAGAATTAAAGATTAAAGTAATGCGGTTACTCCACTCCTTGCAAAACAAACTTCGTGAACGGGGAAACGGTTGGAATCCTCGATCGTTGCGTTTTCGTCTAACCATTGGGATGGCGACGGTTTCTGCTTTGGGATTAGGTGCTGTGGCGATTTGGCTCGGCTGGACGATGCAGCGCATTTTGATTTCTGCTCACAAAGATAACATCCTTTATATTGCGGAACGGATGCCGAATGATGTTGAAATCTACGAACAGATGTATCCTCAATCCCAAGCGATACAAGAGGCTGTGGAGAATTTAAGTCGCGATCATGTTTTCTTGTGGGTGGAAAATCAACAAAATGATTTAATTGCTCGTACAGGAGGTTTACATACCCCACAACCGCTTCCTATTTCTCCAGAGGAAGCTAATTTTCCCTTCCTGGGAACTCGTGTTTGGTCAAATCAGGGGCGCTACTGGATTCTCTGTGCAAGTCCTCTGGTGGTCAATAATCAGACTGTGGGAGAGCTTTATATTGCTCAGGATATTAGCGCCGATCAGGTGATGTTTCTGCAGGTGATGCGAAATTTGATTGTCGCAACGGTGTTGGCGATCGGTGCGATTACCGTTACCAGTGGGGTTTATGTGGCGCGATCGCTGCGTCCTCTCCGTCGCATTTGTGAACTAACCGAGAGCATTTCTGCTGATCACCTAGACTCAGCGAAAATTGAGCTTAACCGCGCTCCCACAGAGGTCAAACAACTCGCAGAACGGTTTGATGAGATGCTGGTGCGGTTACAAACGGCTTGGGAACACCAACGTCAGTTTGTCGGTGATGTTTCCCATGAGTTACGCACTCCTTTAACGATTGTTTCGGGGTACTTACAGAGCATACAACGACGCGGCACAAATTTAAGTCCACCGCAACGAGAAGCGCTTGCCATGGCAACGGCGGAAGCCGATCGCACGATTCAATTATTACAAGATTTGTTAACTCTAGCACGAGTGGATAATGGTCAGATGCAGTTTCAATTGCAAACCATTGATCTGGATGGCTTTGTTGCTCAAATCATTGATCTGACGGAACAATACAATGATTCCCACCCGATTAATTATGAAAGTCCTGCGGTTTCTGTCGCGGTGTGTGTTGATGAAAATCGTTTAAAACAGGTGATTTTAAATTTGATTGACAATGCCATGAAGTATTCGGAATCGGGACAAACGATTAATTTAAGGGTTGATCAACAAGGGGAAAATGCCGTTCTAGCAGTGCGCGATCGAGGCATTGGGATTCCTTTATCACAACAAACTCGCATCTTTGAACGCTTTTATCGTGTGGATGAGGCGCGATCGAGCTTCGCAACTGGGGGAACGGGATTAGGTTTATCGATCGTCAAAACTCTAGTGGAAGGAATGGGAGGAACAATCACCGTTAGTTCCCAACTCGGAGAAGGAACAACTTTCACCGTATCATTCCCGATCGTTTCGGAGTCAGTCGATCGCGCGACACAGAGGCAAGTCGCAACCCGTAAGTGGCAATAA
- a CDS encoding GumC family protein, which yields MDHQEQLPASSVNPIPTTTDQEDYIDLQQYWMALKRRSLSAIIVFASTIGITAAYSFQQEPIYQAKAKLLFQGESQALALPTLEQQGNAGPLTNQSQIMQSAPMLQEVVDRLGLKNDEGEPLTPGGVRKNLNVTRLSDTEILEIAYEHPDPEKAATIVNELMNVYRENNVLNNRSEATAAREFIEEQLPKTEQSVQAAEEKFREFKEENDIIALSQEASSTVSILASLDQQLIQAQASLDDAQTRLEKLTEQLGLPPEQALAAGALSQSEAVQKVLTEYQAVEQELTLNRSRYQPEHPIIKRLEEQEATLANLLQERVNAVLQEELPSNALADDNFSLQLSSLKIGLVGDLVKAQINYLAQKSRIKGLKAEKADYQARAKILPKLEQRQRELERQLNASQSTYQALLKRLQEVRVAENQNLGNARIIESASMPTSPISPRIKLNLALGGILGAMLGVATALALDARDRTVKTVQEVKDRLSYTVLGSIPLVKTKMDDTSSFLPLRDLPQSSASEAFRMLQANLKFSSVDQKMKVIVLTSSIPSEGKSTISANLGMALAELGNKVLIIDGDLRRPSQHQVWEEPNAVGLSNVLVEDKEINSVVRELMPNLDVLTAGAPPPNSTALLDSQRMKDVLNQCSLDYDYVLVDTPPLAVAADAVILGRLGQGVLLVVRPSVVAGGNLDSTREILQNSGQPLLGMVVNGVIPDNEPDSYYYYYAQDYSYSLASEKDQSSQKSIFSFGRGKSKK from the coding sequence ATGGATCATCAAGAACAGTTGCCGGCTTCCTCAGTAAACCCAATTCCTACAACCACTGATCAAGAAGACTATATCGACCTTCAACAATACTGGATGGCGTTAAAACGCCGTTCACTCTCCGCTATAATCGTATTTGCTTCTACCATTGGGATCACAGCCGCCTACTCTTTCCAACAAGAACCCATTTATCAAGCAAAGGCGAAACTACTATTTCAGGGAGAAAGTCAAGCCTTAGCATTACCAACTCTAGAACAACAGGGAAACGCCGGGCCATTAACCAATCAGTCACAGATTATGCAGTCTGCTCCCATGTTACAAGAAGTGGTCGATCGCTTAGGTTTGAAAAATGATGAGGGAGAACCATTAACCCCAGGCGGGGTGAGAAAGAACTTAAATGTTACTCGCCTCAGTGATACCGAAATTTTAGAAATTGCCTACGAACATCCTGATCCAGAAAAAGCGGCCACGATCGTTAACGAGTTAATGAATGTTTACAGGGAGAATAACGTTCTGAATAACCGTTCCGAAGCAACTGCAGCCCGTGAGTTTATTGAGGAACAACTGCCAAAAACCGAGCAATCAGTACAAGCAGCAGAGGAGAAGTTTCGAGAATTCAAAGAAGAAAATGACATCATTGCTTTGTCCCAAGAAGCAAGTTCCACAGTAAGTATTTTAGCCAGCCTGGATCAACAGTTAATCCAAGCTCAGGCGAGTCTTGATGATGCTCAAACCAGATTAGAAAAACTCACCGAACAGTTAGGTTTACCACCAGAACAAGCCCTCGCGGCAGGAGCTTTAAGTCAATCCGAGGCTGTCCAGAAAGTTTTAACGGAATATCAAGCAGTTGAACAAGAATTAACCTTAAACCGATCGCGCTATCAACCGGAACATCCCATTATCAAACGTTTGGAAGAACAGGAAGCCACACTAGCGAACTTATTACAGGAACGAGTCAATGCAGTTTTACAAGAAGAACTGCCGTCTAATGCTCTCGCTGATGATAATTTCAGCTTACAACTCAGTTCCCTGAAAATTGGTTTAGTGGGAGATTTGGTAAAAGCACAAATTAATTATCTAGCACAAAAAAGCCGTATCAAAGGGCTAAAAGCAGAAAAAGCGGATTATCAAGCAAGAGCCAAGATTTTACCGAAACTAGAACAACGCCAACGGGAATTGGAACGACAGTTAAATGCGTCTCAATCGACTTATCAAGCTCTCTTAAAACGATTACAAGAAGTACGGGTGGCAGAAAACCAAAATCTCGGTAATGCTCGTATCATTGAAAGCGCTTCAATGCCGACCAGCCCAATTTCTCCAAGAATTAAGCTGAATCTAGCATTGGGAGGAATTTTGGGGGCAATGCTTGGAGTGGCTACCGCTCTGGCTCTTGATGCACGCGATCGCACCGTGAAGACAGTTCAAGAAGTGAAAGATCGCCTAAGTTATACCGTACTGGGTTCAATTCCTTTAGTTAAAACTAAAATGGATGACACCAGCAGTTTTTTGCCCTTACGAGACTTACCCCAATCTTCTGCGAGTGAAGCCTTTCGGATGCTACAAGCTAACCTGAAGTTTTCTAGTGTTGATCAAAAAATGAAGGTCATTGTTCTCACCAGTTCCATTCCCAGCGAAGGAAAATCAACAATTTCTGCTAACTTGGGAATGGCTCTTGCTGAGTTAGGAAATAAGGTTTTGATTATTGATGGAGACTTGCGTCGTCCTAGTCAACACCAAGTTTGGGAAGAACCGAATGCGGTGGGATTAAGTAATGTCTTGGTAGAAGATAAAGAAATAAATAGCGTGGTCAGAGAGTTGATGCCTAATCTTGATGTTTTGACCGCAGGCGCACCGCCTCCCAATTCCACAGCGCTTTTAGATTCCCAACGGATGAAAGATGTCCTTAATCAATGTAGTCTGGATTATGATTATGTCCTAGTGGATACTCCCCCCTTGGCGGTAGCAGCAGATGCGGTGATTTTAGGAAGACTGGGTCAAGGGGTTTTACTGGTGGTTCGTCCGAGCGTTGTGGCTGGAGGTAATCTTGACAGTACGAGAGAAATATTACAAAATTCAGGTCAACCTTTGCTGGGAATGGTGGTTAATGGTGTGATTCCCGATAATGAACCAGATAGTTACTATTATTACTATGCTCAAGATTATAGTTATAGCTTGGCTTCCGAAAAAGACCAATCTTCTCAAAAATCAATTTTTAGTTTTGGGAGAGGAAAATCTAAGAAATAA
- a CDS encoding glutathione S-transferase N-terminal domain-containing protein: MKLYDCEAAPSPRKVRLFLAKKGTEVETIQVDLPKGEQFSDWYRQRNPNCTVPALELEEGIVLCESEAICRYLEEMYPDPILFGRSVIERSAR, encoded by the coding sequence ATAAAACTTTATGATTGTGAAGCAGCACCCAGTCCTCGGAAAGTTCGCTTGTTTCTCGCCAAGAAAGGGACAGAAGTAGAAACCATACAAGTTGACTTACCGAAAGGGGAACAATTTTCTGATTGGTATCGTCAAAGAAATCCTAATTGTACCGTTCCAGCTTTGGAATTAGAGGAAGGAATTGTTTTATGTGAATCGGAAGCAATTTGTCGCTATTTAGAGGAAATGTATCCTGATCCCATATTATTTGGTCGTAGCGTGATCGAGCGCAGCGCTCGGTGA
- a CDS encoding AAA family ATPase produces the protein MLIRFRAANLYSFKEEIEFSMIPSPERIHSHQIFPKKKKNDIRLNRFAAVYGANAAGKSNLVKVLKFVQKMVVEGVKPEAVIPIQRFRLTQDYLHSPAKFEIEFKVGEHMYEYGFELDSRSIHREWLINFTRNSEKILFKRTTDQNGKAKLEFGSFINKFSKKEKLFLEFAGEGTRPNQLFLNESIDSNMMYFRGAYDWFRKVITVIEPMELYIPVELQMDEDKRFQDFLSQILRDSDTGIASIKADKMELDDLEDISEDAAQFINDHLSDADGFFLKVQQFRLTAIKEDDKIHLFKLIPTHRTLNGSEEAIFEVYEESDGTQRLIDLAPVLYELLLGENERVFVVDEFDRSLHPQLSRMIVELHLDENKSTQPSQLIVTTHQTNILDLNLLRKDEIWFVEKNPETGATDLYSLYDFQPRYDKDIKKDYLYGRYGAIPFLGNMSALKLSSKKK, from the coding sequence ATGCTAATTCGTTTTCGCGCAGCAAATTTATATTCATTTAAAGAGGAAATTGAATTTAGTATGATTCCCTCTCCTGAGAGGATTCATTCTCATCAAATCTTTCCGAAAAAGAAGAAAAACGATATCAGATTAAATCGCTTTGCTGCGGTTTATGGCGCAAATGCTGCAGGAAAATCAAACTTGGTTAAAGTCCTTAAATTTGTCCAAAAAATGGTAGTAGAAGGAGTGAAACCAGAAGCAGTAATTCCAATTCAACGTTTTCGTTTAACTCAAGATTATCTTCACTCTCCTGCTAAATTTGAAATAGAATTTAAAGTGGGAGAACATATGTATGAATATGGATTTGAATTAGATTCTCGCTCTATTCATCGAGAATGGTTAATTAATTTTACTCGTAATTCAGAGAAAATACTTTTTAAAAGAACTACCGATCAAAATGGTAAAGCTAAGTTAGAATTTGGTTCATTTATTAATAAATTTAGCAAAAAAGAAAAATTATTTCTTGAATTTGCTGGAGAAGGAACACGACCCAATCAACTTTTTCTTAATGAAAGCATTGATAGTAATATGATGTATTTTCGAGGAGCTTATGATTGGTTTCGTAAAGTTATTACAGTCATTGAACCGATGGAACTGTATATTCCAGTTGAGCTTCAAATGGACGAAGATAAAAGATTTCAAGACTTTCTGAGTCAAATTTTACGAGATTCTGATACTGGAATCGCATCCATAAAAGCTGACAAAATGGAACTTGATGATTTAGAAGATATTTCAGAAGATGCGGCTCAATTTATAAATGATCATCTATCAGATGCTGATGGATTTTTCCTAAAGGTGCAACAGTTTCGTCTCACTGCTATTAAGGAAGATGATAAAATCCATCTTTTCAAATTAATCCCCACTCATCGAACTTTGAATGGAAGTGAAGAAGCCATATTTGAAGTGTATGAAGAATCTGATGGAACGCAACGATTGATAGATTTAGCCCCTGTATTATATGAATTATTACTGGGAGAAAATGAGCGTGTTTTTGTTGTTGATGAGTTCGATCGAAGTTTACATCCTCAACTCTCTAGAATGATTGTTGAACTTCATCTTGATGAAAACAAATCCACTCAACCAAGTCAACTAATTGTTACTACTCACCAAACCAATATTCTCGACTTAAATTTATTGCGTAAAGATGAAATTTGGTTTGTTGAAAAAAATCCAGAAACAGGCGCAACTGATCTTTATTCTTTATATGATTTCCAGCCTCGTTATGATAAAGATATTAAAAAAGATTACCTATATGGTCGTTATGGAGCAATTCCTTTTCTAGGAAATATGAGTGCTTTAAAATTATCATCTAAGAAAAAATAA
- a CDS encoding RloB family protein yields MDFFSNPYLVATEGEKTEEIYFNIFRTPEYRKNIQVKILSARRGNSSPKAVMKRLQSKAREMDLQSGDELWVVIDDDKRPKEQLQVIVNECKEKHNYFFAISNPCFELWLLLHQKNYKAPPTPELCEQELAKLFEKPYDKTNYEVSKLEPYIKNAIAHAQKLDTTDIPKEVGTGVYRLVEKLIKK; encoded by the coding sequence ATGGACTTTTTCAGCAACCCCTATTTAGTTGCAACTGAAGGCGAAAAAACAGAGGAAATCTATTTTAATATATTCCGAACACCAGAGTATCGAAAGAATATTCAGGTAAAAATCCTATCAGCAAGAAGAGGAAACTCCTCACCAAAGGCTGTTATGAAACGTCTTCAGAGTAAAGCAAGAGAGATGGATTTACAATCAGGAGATGAATTATGGGTTGTTATTGATGATGATAAGCGTCCTAAAGAGCAACTGCAAGTAATTGTTAATGAGTGTAAGGAAAAACATAACTATTTTTTTGCAATTAGTAATCCTTGTTTTGAACTTTGGTTACTTTTACATCAAAAGAACTATAAAGCTCCTCCTACTCCTGAATTGTGTGAACAAGAATTAGCTAAATTATTTGAAAAACCGTATGATAAAACCAATTATGAGGTTAGCAAGCTAGAGCCTTACATTAAAAATGCGATCGCTCATGCTCAAAAATTAGATACAACAGATATTCCGAAAGAAGTGGGAACTGGGGTTTATCGGTTAGTTGAAAAACTGATTAAGAAGTGA
- a CDS encoding nitrate reductase associated protein has translation MFFQFEADFVNDLRCIPMQVRLKLDTCGVKLKLHHWHQFNQDERDQLVNQPCETPEQITAYKKVLQNLVIQKTGEPAKELEIDPDPPWLNAQDIPQQLQEKTQEFDLEIKPEQWQKLSPLQRFALIKLSRPSHENKNFYPALKEFGIITS, from the coding sequence ATGTTTTTCCAATTTGAAGCTGACTTTGTTAACGACTTACGCTGTATTCCGATGCAAGTTCGCCTCAAATTAGACACTTGTGGCGTAAAATTAAAACTACACCATTGGCATCAATTCAACCAAGATGAACGAGATCAATTAGTCAATCAACCTTGTGAGACACCTGAACAAATTACAGCTTATAAAAAGGTGTTGCAAAATTTAGTTATCCAAAAAACAGGAGAACCAGCAAAAGAGTTAGAAATTGATCCTGATCCGCCTTGGTTAAATGCTCAAGACATTCCTCAACAATTACAAGAAAAAACCCAAGAGTTCGATTTAGAAATAAAACCAGAACAATGGCAAAAGTTAAGCCCATTACAACGCTTTGCATTGATTAAATTATCCCGTCCAAGCCATGAGAATAAAAACTTTTATCCTGCTTTAAAAGAATTTGGAATCATCACTTCTTAA
- a CDS encoding DUF2442 domain-containing protein: MSILKVEKTPLAQTVRFTEDDLIIDLVDGRKISAPLLWFPKLANATQEQLEKYEILGDGEGIHWLDIDEDLSVEGLLNGK; this comes from the coding sequence ATGAGCATCTTAAAAGTTGAAAAAACTCCGTTAGCACAAACAGTCAGATTTACTGAAGATGATCTAATTATAGATTTAGTCGATGGAAGAAAAATTTCCGCACCATTATTATGGTTTCCCAAGTTAGCTAATGCCACCCAAGAACAATTAGAAAAATATGAAATTTTGGGAGACGGCGAAGGGATTCACTGGTTAGATATTGATGAAGATTTGAGTGTTGAAGGATTATTAAACGGAAAATAA
- a CDS encoding DUF4160 domain-containing protein produces the protein MPTVLREGSYRFYFYSNEKSEPPHIHVQRERFLAKFWLESVSLARSKGFSSKELRAIQKIVETNRHLFLEAWDEHLKS, from the coding sequence ATGCCAACAGTTCTAAGAGAAGGTTCATATAGATTTTATTTCTATAGCAATGAAAAGAGTGAACCTCCTCATATTCATGTGCAAAGGGAACGATTTCTAGCTAAATTTTGGCTAGAATCAGTTTCATTAGCTAGATCAAAGGGATTTAGCTCTAAAGAACTGAGAGCGATTCAAAAAATTGTAGAAACAAATAGACATTTATTTTTGGAGGCTTGGGATGAGCATCTTAAAAGTTGA
- a CDS encoding molybdopterin oxidoreductase family protein, with the protein MTQKTLCPYCGVGCGLEVLPPAQPGKAVHRDSDGNPTWQVRGDRAHRSSKGMVCVKGATITESTEKNRLQYPLLRDSLSDSFRRVSWEEALDRIATEIKTVRLTHGSDGICMYGSGQLQTEDYYTAQKLLKGCLGTNNFDANSRLCMSSAVAGYMQSFGSDGPPCCYDDLEQTDCAFLIGTNTADCHPIVFNRLRKHHKRNRHVKMIVVDPRKTKTAEAADLHLAIKPGTDIDLLNGIAYLLMSWEKIETIFMDECTKDFSHYAEVIRHYPPALVARKCGITIDQLETAARYWANSERVLSLWSMGMNQSSEGTAKVRTLINLHLMTANIGKPGAGPFSLTGQPNAMGGREAGGLAHILPGYRMVKNPQHRATVEQAWHLPEGRINPNPGRDAWEMIRGLETGEVGLFWVAATNPAVSMPDIERTKKALLKSRFTVYQDAYYPTETAAYAHLVLPAAQWGEKTGIMTNSERVVTLCPAFRNPPGQAKADWEIFAEVGRRLGFTEQFSFTSSADVYQEFVELTRNRLCDMTGLSHERLQQEGAIQWPCPESETATVASGKRLYTDLRFPTNDGRAKFAAFHSNGLAEPEDENYPFVLTTGRLYGHWHTQTRTGHIPKITKMHPYPELEIHPRDAKNLGLEETKEEKWVEARSRRGKARFRVKITKAIAPGTIFIPMHWGALWADNAEANALTHPESCPISKQPELKACAVQLIPISDPIEKMEETEQPKLQESLKKLLPI; encoded by the coding sequence ATGACACAAAAAACACTTTGTCCTTATTGCGGTGTGGGTTGCGGTTTAGAAGTGTTACCCCCCGCGCAACCCGGAAAAGCAGTGCATCGAGATAGTGATGGCAATCCAACCTGGCAAGTGCGCGGCGATCGCGCCCACCGTTCGAGTAAAGGAATGGTCTGTGTTAAAGGCGCAACCATCACCGAATCAACGGAAAAAAATCGTCTTCAATATCCCCTGCTACGAGACTCTCTGAGTGATTCCTTCCGTCGGGTGAGTTGGGAAGAAGCGCTCGATCGAATCGCCACAGAAATTAAAACCGTCCGTCTCACTCATGGTAGTGATGGGATTTGTATGTATGGATCAGGACAACTGCAAACCGAAGACTACTACACCGCCCAAAAACTCCTCAAAGGCTGTCTGGGAACAAACAACTTTGATGCCAACTCTCGCCTCTGTATGTCTTCTGCAGTTGCTGGCTATATGCAAAGTTTTGGCTCAGATGGGCCCCCTTGCTGTTACGATGACCTAGAACAAACTGACTGCGCCTTTCTCATTGGTACAAACACCGCCGACTGTCATCCCATTGTTTTCAATCGGTTGCGGAAACATCATAAGCGCAACCGTCATGTGAAGATGATTGTAGTTGATCCACGAAAAACGAAAACCGCAGAAGCCGCCGATCTTCATCTTGCCATCAAACCAGGAACTGATATTGATCTACTCAATGGCATTGCTTACCTTTTGATGTCTTGGGAAAAAATTGAAACCATCTTTATGGATGAATGTACAAAAGACTTTTCTCACTATGCGGAAGTGATTCGCCACTATCCCCCAGCACTGGTAGCCAGAAAATGTGGCATCACCATTGATCAACTAGAAACCGCCGCCCGTTATTGGGCAAACTCAGAACGAGTTTTGTCCCTGTGGTCAATGGGAATGAATCAATCTTCCGAAGGAACAGCCAAAGTCCGCACCCTCATTAACTTACACCTAATGACCGCCAACATTGGTAAACCAGGGGCCGGTCCCTTTTCTCTCACGGGACAACCGAATGCGATGGGAGGACGAGAAGCAGGAGGACTCGCCCATATTCTCCCAGGTTATCGAATGGTAAAAAACCCTCAACATCGGGCTACAGTGGAACAGGCTTGGCATCTTCCCGAAGGGAGGATTAACCCCAACCCTGGACGAGATGCGTGGGAGATGATTCGGGGTTTAGAAACAGGGGAAGTAGGATTATTTTGGGTCGCCGCGACGAATCCTGCGGTGAGTATGCCCGATATTGAACGCACAAAAAAAGCACTATTAAAATCACGTTTTACCGTTTATCAAGATGCCTATTATCCCACCGAAACCGCCGCTTACGCCCATTTAGTATTACCCGCCGCGCAATGGGGAGAGAAAACAGGAATAATGACCAATTCCGAACGAGTAGTAACATTATGTCCCGCATTTCGTAATCCTCCAGGACAAGCCAAAGCCGACTGGGAAATTTTTGCCGAGGTGGGACGACGGTTAGGGTTTACAGAACAATTTTCCTTTACCAGTTCCGCAGACGTTTATCAGGAATTTGTCGAATTAACTCGGAATCGTCTTTGCGACATGACTGGATTATCTCACGAACGCTTACAGCAAGAAGGCGCAATTCAATGGCCCTGTCCTGAGAGTGAAACCGCAACGGTTGCTTCTGGGAAACGTCTCTATACAGACCTCCGTTTTCCCACCAACGATGGACGGGCAAAATTTGCTGCCTTTCATTCTAACGGACTCGCTGAACCTGAAGACGAGAATTATCCTTTTGTCTTGACGACAGGGCGATTATATGGGCATTGGCACACCCAAACCCGAACTGGACACATTCCGAAAATTACGAAAATGCACCCCTATCCAGAGTTAGAAATTCATCCCCGTGATGCCAAGAATTTGGGGCTAGAAGAGACGAAAGAAGAAAAATGGGTAGAAGCGCGATCGCGCCGAGGAAAAGCTCGTTTTCGAGTTAAAATAACGAAAGCCATTGCCCCTGGAACAATCTTTATCCCTATGCACTGGGGCGCACTCTGGGCAGACAACGCAGAAGCAAACGCCCTCACCCATCCCGAATCTTGTCCTATTTCCAAACAACCAGAATTAAAAGCCTGTGCGGTGCAATTAATTCCGATTAGTGATCCGATCGAAAAAATGGAAGAGACAGAACAACCTAAATTACAAGAATCCCTTAAAAAACTATTACCCATTTAA